A genomic segment from Octopus sinensis linkage group LG4, ASM634580v1, whole genome shotgun sequence encodes:
- the LOC115210930 gene encoding uncharacterized protein LOC115210930 isoform X2, which produces MESYDCVHTEPFQVSDNDLMRVRAQPRHDRGDRFRCKITLQAPQGRFLYVYIADIDIKECGVTLKFYDYYYNSQNMIKESTCKTAPGAYFQTRSNTLIVELNKLTSSNTVYRFSILTATNHGPKIHRLSGSPSLKTYSISRIFILILVCVSLH; this is translated from the exons ATGGAAAGTTATGACTGTGTCCACACGGAACCATTTCAAGTCAGTGACAATGATTTGATGAGAGTCAGAGCACAGCCTCGACATGACAGAGGAGATAGATTCAGATGCAAAATTACACTACAGGCACCGCAAGGAAGATTTCTCTATGTGTATATTGCAGATATCGATATTAAAGAATGTGGTGTAACTTTAAAattctatgattattattataatagtcaAAATATGATT AAAGAATCAACTTGCAAAACAGCACCAGGGGCTTATTTCCAGACCCGTAGTAATACTTTAATTGTGGAACTTAACAAACTAACAAGTTCAAATACTGTTTACCGATTCTCTATATTAACAGCTACAAATCATG gtcCAAAGATTCACAGATTAAGTGGTAGTCCAAGCTTGAAGACTTACTCCATATCAAGGATATTTATTCTAATACTAGTTTGCGTCAGCCTACACtga
- the LOC115210930 gene encoding uncharacterized protein LOC115210930 isoform X1: protein MMLEELKHLLNFPCFIFILFHCCNAERIIDMESYDCVHTEPFQVSDNDLMRVRAQPRHDRGDRFRCKITLQAPQGRFLYVYIADIDIKECGVTLKFYDYYYNSQNMIKESTCKTAPGAYFQTRSNTLIVELNKLTSSNTVYRFSILTATNHGPKIHRLSGSPSLKTYSISRIFILILVCVSLH, encoded by the exons ATGATGTTGGAGGAGCTAAAACACCTTTTAAATTTCccctgttttatatttatattgtttcattGTTGTAATGCCGAAAGAATTA TTGATATGGAAAGTTATGACTGTGTCCACACGGAACCATTTCAAGTCAGTGACAATGATTTGATGAGAGTCAGAGCACAGCCTCGACATGACAGAGGAGATAGATTCAGATGCAAAATTACACTACAGGCACCGCAAGGAAGATTTCTCTATGTGTATATTGCAGATATCGATATTAAAGAATGTGGTGTAACTTTAAAattctatgattattattataatagtcaAAATATGATT AAAGAATCAACTTGCAAAACAGCACCAGGGGCTTATTTCCAGACCCGTAGTAATACTTTAATTGTGGAACTTAACAAACTAACAAGTTCAAATACTGTTTACCGATTCTCTATATTAACAGCTACAAATCATG gtcCAAAGATTCACAGATTAAGTGGTAGTCCAAGCTTGAAGACTTACTCCATATCAAGGATATTTATTCTAATACTAGTTTGCGTCAGCCTACACtga